Proteins from one Hemiscyllium ocellatum isolate sHemOce1 chromosome 8, sHemOce1.pat.X.cur, whole genome shotgun sequence genomic window:
- the LOC132818048 gene encoding EEF1A lysine methyltransferase 3-like codes for MTYAWRVDDGARDQAGASISIVYENKYEFCGYILRISRFINANLGFSAYVWEAGVALCQYFQKEKISFTGKKVIELGSGTGIVGILATLLGGDVTMTDKPNILKQIENNVSINIPAACQHRVKVRALTWGEDQTKFPTAYDIILGSDIVYSSVSYPALLETIRYLARQGATIYLATEIRKSNDSTYFHEKLLPRYFNCQVVESLQTKSVIVCKLSKLSTPPED; via the exons atgACTTACGCCTGGAGAGTGGACGACGGGGCGAGAGACCAAGCTGGCGCGTCAATTTCCATCGTATATGAGAATAAATACGAGTTCTGCGGATACATCCTCCGAATCTCTCGCTTCATCAATGCGAACCTCGGCTTTTCTGCTTATGTCTGGGAAGCA GGTGTTGCCTTGTGCCAGTACTTTCAGAAGGAGAAGATCAGTTTCACTGGCAAGAAGGTGATTGAGCTGGGATCGGGGACCGGAATCGTAGGGATTTTAGCGACTTTACTCG gtgGAGATGTAACCATGACAGATAAACCAAACATCCTGAAACAAATTGAAAACAATGTCTCTATCAATATTCCCGCTGCCTGCCAACATCGGGTGAAAGTTCGTGCCTTGACGTGGGGTGAAGACCAAACTAAATTTCCGACTGCCTACGACATCATACTCGGTTCGGATATTGTTTACAGCTCAGTTTCCTACCCGGCATTGTTAGAAACAATTCGCTATCTCGCTAGGCAAGGGGCCACGATTTACCTCGCTACTGAAATACGAAAGAGTAATGATTCTACCTACTTCCACGAAAAACTCTTGCCTCGATATTTTAACTGCCAGGTGGTTGAAAGTTTACAGACGAAAAGCGTCATTGTGTGCAAACTGAGCAAACTTAGTACACCTCCTGAGGATTGA